In Notolabrus celidotus isolate fNotCel1 chromosome 22, fNotCel1.pri, whole genome shotgun sequence, one genomic interval encodes:
- the LOC117806001 gene encoding insulinoma-associated protein 2, with protein MPRGFLVKRNRRCSASYRTRNNNNNNDQPVEARNTRDESEGRRLEALRGSGDALHFNRTAGLQDSAGVREAWSPPHMESALEAEADRRAQLPETEEQVSEVDVLTPDGDFSCFFTPPPPARTLTLPESCIPVKPVGTRLLEHHEEGETRSLFPGRHLTPSPVPDLPELPFLVSSTQTSSVERLLASSSSRHAPSYSHSDKYDPGVGHVHLFPTLTLVNSEHAARKRLLFEQDQRVSNNRHTVKKPKVNRKLNFEDEVTTSPVLGLRIKKESPELRKQREKSSALNGNQPLGEFICQLCKEEYLDPFSLAQHKCSRIVRVEYRCPECDKVFSCPANLASHRRWHKPRPSVNNHAESPTSKSQPLKEARGLIQHERQPVEMEGKENELLRVNTNQHHGSMDSSRIRHEPTLLLLHSRTRDSDSDRDSLPPTHYENSLHYPVENCLDLQHQMRAADSPPSTLLLEQPPSLPPPPVPFVQSVPEEDVFECQYCGKKFRRQAYLKKHLAAHEMAARASPPPSSSYRQARDSVSGAQVFLCHLCGARFPSVEIRDKHRLWHAMRDELLAGALGGGLRPDVFHAQGEDSGARDREQQQQQQQIFTCKLCPATFFSSPGLARHINKSHPTENRQVMLLQMTVRP; from the coding sequence ATGCCTCGAGGATTTCTGGTGAAGAGGAACCGGAGATGTTCAGCTTCTTACCGGACAcgaaacaataacaacaacaacgaccAACCTGTGGAAGCCAGAAACACCAGGGATGAATCTGAGGGGAGAAGGCTGGAGGCGCTGAGGGGGAGCGGGGATGCGTTGCACTTTAACCGGACAGCTGGACTGCAGGACTCCGCCGGGGTCCGGGAGGCATGGAGCCCTCCTCACATGGAGTCCGCGCTCGAGGCGGAGGCGGACCGGCGCGCACAGTTACcggagacagaggagcaggtgagtgagGTGGACGTTCTGACCCCTGATGGTGATTTCTCCTGCTTcttcacacctcctcctcctgcgcgcACCTTGACTTTACCTGAGTCCTGCATCCCCGTGAAACCTGTCGGCACGAGACTCCTGGAACATCATGAGGAAGGAGAGACGCGGTCCTTGTTCCCCGGGAGACATCTAACTCCATCCCCGGTGCCAGACTTACCGGAGCTGCCGTTCCTCGTGAGCTCCACGCAGACCTCATCCGTGGAGAGGCTCCTcgcgagcagcagcagccgccaCGCGCCGTCCTACAGCCACAGTGATAAATATGACCCAGGTGTGGGACACGTGCACCTGTTCCCCACACTGACACTGGTGAACTCTGAGCACGCGGCGAGGAAACGACTGTTATTCGAGCAGGACCAGCGCGTGAGCAacaacagacacacagtcaAGAAACCAAAGGTGAACCGGAAACTGAACTTTGAGGATGAGGTCACGACCTCGCCGGTTTTGGGTCTGCGCATCAAGAAAGAGAGTCCTGAGTTGAGGAAGCAGAGGGAGAAGTCTTCAGCCCTGAACGGGAACCAGCCTCTGGGAGAGTTCATCTGCCAGCTCTGCAAAGAGGAGTACCTGGACCCGTTCTCCCTCGCGCAGCACAAGTGCTCCCGCATTGTGCGCGTGGAGTACAGGTGTCCCGAGTGCGACAAAGTCTTCAGCTGTCCCGCAAACCTGGCCTCCCACCGCCGCTGGCACAAACCACGTCCTAGTGTGAACAACCACGCAGAGAGCCCGACCAGCAAGAGCCAGCCCCTTAAAGAGGCCCGGGGTCTGATCCAGCACGAGAGGCAGCCTGTGGAGATGGAGGGCAAAGAGAACGAGCTGCTGCGCGTCAACACGAACCAGCACCACGGATCCATGGACAGCTCCCGGATCAGACACGAGCCgaccctgctgctgctccacagcCGGACCCGGGACAGCGACAGCGACAGGGACAGTCTGCCCCCCACTCACTATGAGAACTCACTCCACTACCCGGTTGAAAACTGTCTGGACCTTCAGCACCAGATGAGAGCGGCAGACAGccccccctccaccctcctcctgGAGCAGcccccatccctccctcctcccccggTACCGTTCGTCCAGTCGGTACCGGAGGAGGACGTTTTCGAGTGTCAGTACTGCGGGAAGAAGTTCCGCCGACAAGCTTACCTGAAGAAACACCTGGCTGCGCACGAGATGGCAGCGCGAGCGTCTCctcccccttcttcttcttaccGCCAAGCGCGCGACTCAGTCAGCGGCGCACAGGTGTTCCTGTGTCACCTGTGCGGCGCGCGCTTCCCGTCCGTGGAGATCAGGGACAAGCACCGTCTGTGGCACGCGATGAGGGACGAGCTGCTCGCGGGAGCTTTGGGAGGAGGACTCAGACCGGATGTTTTCCACGCGCAGGGTGAAGACAGCGGCGCGAGGGACcgcgagcagcagcagcagcagcagcagatcttCACGTGCAAACTCTGTCCGGCCACGTTCTTCAGCTCACCGGGGCTCGCGAGACACATCAACAAATCTCACCCCACCGAGAACCGGCAGGTGATGCTGCTGCAGATGACCGTGCGACCCTGA